One window of the Archangium primigenium genome contains the following:
- a CDS encoding response regulator: MPHILIVDDERDLAELIDFNLRAVGFSTRIAATGDAALVAAREQRADIILLDVMLPDMSGVEVCRQLRATPSTRDVPIVMLTAKSEEGDRVRGFEVGADDYVTKPFSVRELVLRLKAILRRGSTPQEAGSTLTLGPLSLDTTAHRFLVEGREVVLTALEFRLLEHLLSRVGRVQSRELLLEQVWGLSSHLETRTIDTHIMRLREKLGPARAYLETVRGVGYRIVEPGAA, from the coding sequence ATGCCCCACATTCTCATTGTCGACGATGAGCGGGATCTCGCCGAGCTCATCGACTTCAACCTGCGCGCCGTCGGCTTCTCCACGCGCATCGCCGCCACCGGGGATGCCGCGCTGGTGGCCGCCCGCGAGCAGCGCGCCGACATCATCCTGCTGGACGTGATGCTGCCGGACATGTCCGGCGTGGAGGTCTGCCGCCAGCTGCGCGCCACGCCCTCCACGCGGGACGTGCCCATCGTCATGCTCACGGCCAAGAGCGAGGAAGGCGACCGGGTGCGGGGCTTCGAGGTGGGGGCCGACGACTACGTCACCAAGCCCTTCAGCGTCCGGGAGCTCGTGCTGCGGCTCAAGGCCATCCTGCGGCGCGGCAGCACCCCCCAGGAGGCCGGGAGCACCCTCACGCTCGGCCCCCTGTCACTCGACACCACGGCCCACCGCTTCCTGGTGGAGGGCCGCGAGGTGGTGCTCACCGCGCTGGAGTTCCGGCTGCTCGAGCACCTGCTGTCGCGGGTGGGCCGGGTGCAGTCCCGGGAGCTGCTCCTCGAACAGGTGTGGGGCCTGTCCAGCCACCTGGAGACGCGCACCATCGACACGCACATCATGCGCCTGCGCGAGAAGCTCGGCCCGGCGCGCGCCTACCTGGAGACGGTCCGGGGCGTGGGCTACCGCATCGTCGAGCCCGGAGCGGCGTGA
- a CDS encoding phosphate ABC transporter substrate-binding protein, which yields MKTLIASLATVLLLLLPGAARAGTVTVKGSDTLVILGQRWAEEFMKKNATVKLQVTGGGSGVGLAALVNGTTEIAMSSRPIKDAENAQLRARHKANATQLAVAKDGVTFYVSESNPLGALTEQQLRDIYLGDVTNWKQVGGPDAPIVVYSRENSSGTYVFVKDHVLKGEDYTASAQTLPGTAAVVNAVAKEKNGIGYGGAAYAKGVKELKVLQGKEAIAPSAENIKSGKYPLSRELYFYLRAAPTGDAKAFLDYVLSPEGQALATQVGYFPVK from the coding sequence ATGAAGACGCTCATCGCCTCGCTCGCCACGGTGCTGCTGCTCCTCCTGCCGGGCGCCGCGCGCGCGGGTACGGTCACCGTGAAGGGCTCGGACACGCTGGTCATCCTCGGGCAGCGCTGGGCCGAGGAGTTCATGAAGAAGAACGCCACCGTCAAGCTGCAGGTGACGGGGGGCGGCTCGGGCGTGGGCCTGGCGGCGCTCGTCAACGGCACCACGGAGATCGCCATGTCCAGCCGGCCCATCAAGGACGCGGAGAACGCCCAGCTGCGCGCGCGCCACAAGGCCAACGCCACGCAGCTCGCCGTGGCCAAGGACGGCGTCACCTTCTACGTGAGCGAGTCCAACCCGCTCGGCGCGCTCACCGAGCAGCAGCTGCGCGACATCTACCTGGGCGACGTGACGAACTGGAAGCAGGTGGGCGGCCCGGACGCGCCCATCGTCGTCTACTCGCGCGAGAACTCCTCGGGCACCTACGTGTTCGTGAAGGACCACGTGCTCAAGGGCGAGGACTACACCGCGAGCGCCCAGACGCTGCCGGGCACCGCCGCGGTGGTCAACGCGGTGGCCAAGGAGAAGAACGGCATCGGCTATGGCGGCGCCGCCTACGCCAAGGGCGTCAAGGAGCTCAAGGTGCTCCAGGGCAAGGAGGCCATCGCCCCGAGCGCGGAGAACATCAAGAGCGGCAAGTACCCGCTCTCGCGCGAGCTGTACTTCTACCTGCGCGCCGCGCCCACGGGTGATGCCAAGGCCTTCCTCGACTACGTCCTGTCGCCCGAGGGCCAGGCGCTCGCCACCCAGGTGGGCTACTTCCCGGTGAAGTAA
- a CDS encoding metallophosphoesterase family protein, with the protein MRVAILADIHGNLPACEAVLEDIARVAPDYIVAAGDLALRGAHPRETVELLFDRCHALIMGNTDCYLAGNYLGGAYRERDHWKTELLQWSRDQLGEAWLKRLGSMPFSVRYSPRRGQDLFVCHANPRNLEDSLDPTLDENTVRRYFQNLDAAAVAFGHLHFPYRRRVGRLLIADVASAGIPRDGDLRPAYGVFTFTPRGWRVQIRRVRYPVRKATQALTARRVPGGPLLIHKLVEARYRHHKALMEAARRHSGLPPPGPVLRPPPGSNIPHRPTPLELPALDPAALRSADAEEGAPLPIDEEPLPLAGAHDLDG; encoded by the coding sequence ATGCGGGTCGCAATCCTCGCCGACATTCACGGCAACCTCCCGGCCTGCGAGGCCGTCCTGGAGGACATCGCCCGGGTAGCGCCCGATTACATCGTCGCCGCGGGCGACCTCGCGCTGCGGGGCGCGCATCCTCGCGAGACGGTGGAGCTGCTCTTCGATCGCTGTCACGCCCTCATCATGGGCAACACCGACTGCTACCTCGCCGGCAACTACCTGGGGGGCGCCTACCGGGAGCGCGACCACTGGAAGACGGAGCTGCTCCAGTGGTCGAGGGATCAGCTCGGGGAGGCCTGGCTCAAGCGCCTGGGCTCCATGCCCTTCTCGGTGCGCTACAGCCCGCGCCGGGGGCAGGACCTGTTCGTCTGCCACGCCAACCCGCGCAACCTCGAGGACTCGCTCGATCCCACGCTGGATGAGAACACCGTGCGCCGCTACTTCCAGAACCTGGATGCGGCGGCGGTGGCGTTCGGCCACCTGCACTTCCCCTACCGCCGCCGCGTGGGCCGCCTGCTCATCGCCGACGTGGCGAGCGCCGGCATTCCGCGGGATGGCGATCTGCGTCCGGCCTACGGCGTCTTCACCTTCACGCCCCGGGGCTGGCGCGTGCAGATCCGCCGGGTGCGCTACCCGGTGCGCAAGGCCACCCAGGCCCTCACCGCGCGCCGCGTCCCCGGTGGACCGCTGCTCATCCACAAGCTCGTCGAGGCGCGCTATCGCCACCACAAGGCGCTAATGGAGGCCGCGCGTCGGCACTCGGGGCTGCCGCCGCCCGGGCCCGTGCTGCGCCCGCCGCCCGGCTCCAACATCCCCCACCGGCCCACGCCGCTGGAACTGCCCGCGCTGGACCCCGCGGCCCTGCGCTCGGCCGATGCCGAGGAGGGCGCGCCCCTGCCCATCGACGAGGAGCCGCTGCCGCTCGCCGGGGCACACGACCTGGACGGCTGA
- a CDS encoding winged helix-turn-helix domain-containing protein, whose translation MARILIIEDEQDLAGLVEYNLRAAGFEAEAVGSGASGLARARANPPDLLLLDLMLPDLAGSEVLRLFKGDADLRKVPVIIVSAKGQESDRIQGLELGADDYVVKPFSVRELLLRVKAVLRRADAEEGESAQLSAGDIQLDTTRHQVRARGQEVALTALEFRLLRTLMERTERVQTREVLLSDVWGIQAEIHTRTVDTHIKRLREKLGPAGDIIETVRGVGYKLTPP comes from the coding sequence ATGGCACGCATCCTGATCATCGAGGACGAGCAGGATCTGGCCGGACTGGTGGAGTACAACCTGCGCGCCGCGGGCTTCGAGGCGGAGGCGGTGGGCTCGGGCGCGAGCGGTCTGGCCCGCGCCCGCGCGAATCCGCCGGACCTGTTGCTGCTGGACCTGATGTTGCCGGACCTGGCGGGCAGCGAGGTGCTGCGCCTGTTCAAGGGCGACGCGGACTTGCGCAAGGTGCCGGTCATCATCGTGAGCGCCAAGGGCCAGGAGTCCGATCGCATCCAGGGCCTGGAGCTGGGCGCGGACGACTACGTGGTGAAGCCCTTCTCGGTGCGCGAGCTGCTGCTCCGGGTCAAGGCCGTGCTGCGGCGCGCGGACGCCGAGGAGGGTGAGAGCGCCCAGCTGTCCGCCGGGGACATCCAACTGGACACCACGCGCCACCAGGTCCGGGCCCGGGGCCAGGAGGTGGCCCTCACGGCGCTCGAGTTCCGGCTGCTGCGCACGTTGATGGAGCGCACCGAGCGGGTGCAGACCCGCGAGGTCCTGCTCTCGGACGTGTGGGGCATCCAGGCGGAGATCCACACCCGCACGGTGGACACGCACATCAAGCGCCTGCGCGAGAAGCTCGGCCCCGCGGGCGACATCATCGAGACGGTGCGCGGCGTGGGCTACAAGCTCACCCCGCCCTGA
- a CDS encoding sensor histidine kinase → MPPRPLLLALLAPAGVALVVFLLLGWNMDAVYVSLSTLLGSGLTLMAARGLIQRRLTGLTRTALTRPESTSPSPPAADDEELEELTLVRRTLDALHQRHFTRDVGLLQEARTLTAVLDGMAEGIWVTDVEGNVLRHNDALRGMLMPAGDIVGQRPLTLLRHDSLNEAVSRACQEGVSTRLELTLDDVLSRTLAIRVTPLGGDLPGSAAVFHDVTELRHLEKVRKDFVANVSHELRTPITAIRGYAETLQSGALADPQVAAKMVDIIHRQSERLSELVEDLLELSRLESREVKLQVRDVPLAQAAARAAETVRHKAQGKRISLELDVPPELVAQGDERGLEQVLLNLLDNAVKYTPEGGRVRVTGGLEEGRCVVHVRDSGVGIEPRHLTRIFERFYRVDKGRSRDMGGTGLGLSIVKHLLGAMGGEVRVESQPNEGSTFTILLRVAVPSAASAG, encoded by the coding sequence ATGCCCCCTCGCCCCCTGCTGCTCGCGCTGCTGGCTCCCGCTGGCGTGGCGCTCGTGGTCTTCCTGCTGCTGGGCTGGAACATGGACGCCGTCTATGTCTCGCTCTCCACCCTGCTCGGCTCCGGGCTGACGTTGATGGCGGCGCGGGGTCTCATCCAGCGCCGCCTGACCGGGCTCACGCGCACGGCGCTCACCCGCCCCGAGAGCACCTCCCCGTCTCCCCCGGCCGCCGATGACGAGGAGCTCGAGGAGCTGACACTGGTGCGGCGCACCCTCGACGCGCTGCACCAGCGGCACTTCACCCGCGACGTGGGCCTGCTGCAGGAGGCGCGCACGCTCACCGCCGTCCTCGACGGCATGGCCGAGGGCATCTGGGTGACGGACGTGGAGGGCAACGTGCTGCGCCACAACGACGCGCTGCGCGGCATGCTGATGCCCGCGGGGGACATCGTCGGCCAGCGCCCGCTCACGCTGCTGCGCCACGACTCGCTCAACGAGGCCGTGAGCCGGGCCTGCCAGGAAGGCGTGTCCACCCGACTGGAGCTGACACTGGACGACGTGCTGTCGCGCACGCTCGCCATCCGGGTGACGCCCCTGGGCGGGGACCTGCCCGGCAGCGCCGCCGTCTTCCACGACGTCACCGAGCTGCGCCACCTGGAGAAGGTGCGCAAGGACTTCGTCGCCAACGTCTCGCACGAGCTGCGCACCCCCATCACCGCCATCCGCGGCTACGCGGAGACGCTCCAGTCCGGCGCCCTCGCCGACCCCCAGGTCGCCGCCAAGATGGTCGACATCATCCACCGCCAGTCCGAGCGGCTCTCGGAGCTCGTCGAGGATCTGCTCGAACTGTCACGCCTGGAGTCACGCGAAGTGAAGCTCCAGGTGCGGGACGTGCCGCTCGCGCAAGCGGCCGCCCGCGCGGCCGAGACCGTCCGGCACAAGGCCCAGGGCAAACGCATTTCCCTGGAATTGGACGTTCCCCCGGAGCTCGTGGCCCAGGGAGACGAGCGAGGCCTGGAACAGGTGCTGCTCAACCTGTTGGACAACGCGGTGAAGTACACGCCCGAGGGCGGACGGGTGCGGGTGACGGGGGGCCTGGAAGAGGGTCGGTGCGTGGTGCACGTGCGGGACAGCGGCGTGGGCATCGAGCCGCGGCACCTCACGCGCATCTTCGAGCGCTTCTACCGGGTGGACAAAGGCCGCAGCCGGGACATGGGGGGCACGGGGCTGGGACTGTCCATCGTCAAGCACCTGCTGGGCGCCATGGGCGGCGAGGTCCGGGTGGAGAGCCAACCGAACGAGGGCTCCACCTTCACGATTTTACTGCGGGTGGCGGTGCCCTCTGCTGCATCCGCGGGTTAG
- a CDS encoding YceD family protein — protein MRVKIEEIKDQGLQLKESLSLEQLRAALEGSGFQATEPLAVSADLRKVSGGVLLKAQFTERVDTQCKRCLTDATLTLPVSFTLNLVPQSLARGEDVLDEDEVEEKDRGHGESGGSFSINDTDEEVFDGKVIDLEPIVREQAILALPMNALCREDCKGLCAQCGQNLNEKACACEAKSEDSPLARQLKKLKIQS, from the coding sequence ATGCGCGTAAAGATTGAAGAGATTAAGGACCAGGGGCTTCAGCTCAAGGAGTCGCTGAGCCTGGAGCAGCTCCGCGCCGCGCTCGAGGGCTCGGGCTTCCAGGCCACCGAGCCCCTGGCGGTCTCCGCCGACCTGCGCAAGGTGAGCGGGGGCGTGCTGCTCAAGGCCCAGTTCACCGAGCGCGTGGACACGCAGTGCAAGCGCTGTCTCACCGACGCGACGCTGACGCTGCCCGTGTCCTTCACGCTCAACCTGGTGCCCCAGTCGCTCGCCCGAGGCGAGGACGTGCTGGACGAGGACGAGGTGGAGGAGAAGGACCGGGGCCATGGAGAGTCGGGTGGCTCCTTCTCCATCAATGACACGGACGAGGAGGTCTTCGACGGCAAGGTCATCGACCTGGAGCCCATCGTGCGCGAGCAGGCGATCCTGGCGCTGCCCATGAACGCCCTGTGTCGCGAGGACTGCAAGGGCCTGTGCGCCCAGTGCGGCCAGAACCTCAACGAGAAGGCGTGTGCCTGCGAGGCGAAGAGCGAGGATTCACCCCTGGCCCGGCAGCTCAAGAAGCTCAAGATCCAGAGCTGA